CCGCCGAGGTACTTGGTCAGCGAGTGCGAGACGACGTCGGCCCCGAGATCGAGCGGTCGCTGGAGGTACGGCGTCGCGAACGTGTTGTCGATCGCACAGAGCGCGTCGTTCGCGTGGGCGAGTTCGGCCGCGCCCTCGATGTCGACGATCGACATGAGCGGATTGGTGGGCGTCTCGAGCCAGAGCAGTTCCGTCTCCGGCCTGAACGCCGACTCGATCTCGTCGAGGTCGGTCATGTCGACGAACGAGAACTCGAGGTCGTAGTCCTCGTACACCTGTGTGAAGATGCGATGGGTGCCGCCGTAGACGTCGGTGCCCGTCACCACGTGGTCACCCGCCTCGAGCAGGTTGAGGACGGTGTTGATCGACGCCATGCCGCTCGAGAAACAGCGGCCGTGGTCGGCGTTCTCGAGGCTCGCGAGGTTCTCCTCGAGGTCGGTCCGGGTCGGGTTCCCCGTCCGCGAGTACTCGTAGCCGCGGTGGTCGCCGGGGGCGTCCTGTTCGTACGTCGAGTTGGCGAAGATCGGTGTCATCAGCGCCCCCGTCTCCTCGTCGGGCTCCTGGCCGGCGTGGATCGATCGAGTCTCGATCCGGAACTGGTCGTCGTCCATACGCGGGCCGAGGCGGCGGAGGTAAGTTATACTGACGACTCTGCCGCAAGGGGTCGCTCACCGAGTATCGACCCGCCCTTTACTCCGGGGGACGGGTCCGTAGAAAACAGGACTGAAGGTTTGCAAATGTGTTTCTATAATATTTATTTATGTAGTCCAGCCGCGTATCGTACCGTATGGGCTCTAGCTCAGAACACCACAGCCACGCCCACGGCGAACACGAGCACCATGCCAGCGACGTGGGCTATGCAACGCCGCAAGCCGCCATCGAGCAGGCGGCCCGCGAGACCATCGGGTACGTGTCGGCCCTCTACGTCGGGACGGACCTCGACGCCCGCGACATGCTGACGGTCGTCGACCTCGACCCCGACTCGGAGACGTACTGCGAGATCATCGATCGGATCGAGATGCCGGTCCAGGGCGACGAACTCCACCACTTCGGCTGGAACGCCTGTTCCTCGTCCTGCCACGTCGAGGGCGCACAGCGGCGGTACCTCGTCGTTCCCGGCAACCGATCGTCCCGGATCCACATCGTCGACACCGACGACCGCGAGAACCCCGAACTCGTGAAGGTGATCGAACCCGAGGAGGTATTCGAACACGACCTCTCGGCGCCCCACACCGTCCACTGCATCCCGGACGAGAAGATCATGATCAGCATGCTCGGGAACGCGGACGGCGACCTCCCGGGGGGCTTCCTCCTCCTCGATTCGGACTTCGAGGTCGAGGGTCGCTGGGACACGCCCGGCGACATCGAGATGAACTACGACTTCTGGTACCAGCCGCGCCGGAACGTGATGGTCTCGAGCGAGTGGGCTGCACCCGCGACCTACCAGCCGGGATTCGATCTCGAGGACGTCGAAGCCGGAAAGTACGGCCAGAAGCTCCACTTCTGGAACTGGGAAGACCGGACGGTGGAGCAGACGATCGATCTCGGCGAAGAAGGGATGGTCCCGCTCGAGGTGCGGTTCCTGCACAGCCCTGACTCCGACCACGCCTACGTCGGCGCTGCGCTCTCGTCGAACATGTTCCACCTGTACAAGGAGGACGGGGAATGGCAGGCAAGCAAGGTTATCGACGTCGAACCGCGCGAGCACGAGGACTGGGACATGCCGGTCCCCGGCCTCATCACCGACGTCGTGATCTCGATGGACGATCAGTACCTGTTCTTCTCGAACTGGCTCCACGGGGAGGTCCGCATGTACGACATCTCCGACCGGACGAACCCACGACTGGTCGACACGGTCTCCGTCGGCGGCCTCTTCAGCGATCGCCAGGAGGTGAACGGGCGGACGATCAACGCCGGCCCGCAGATGCTCCAGCTCTCGCTGGACGGCGAGCGCCTCTACTTCACGACGTCGCTGTACTCGACCTGGGACAACCAGTTCTTCCCCGCGGAGGGCGAGGAGGGCTCGGTCATGCTGAAAGTCGACGTCGATCCCCGCAAGGGGACGATGAGGCTCGACGAGGACTTCCTCGTCGACTTCGGCGAGCTCCCCGACGGGCCCGCTCGTGCCCACGAGATCCGGTGGCCCGAGGGCGACTGCACCAGCGACATCTGGATGTGACGTGCACCGAACAGCCCGCCTCGAACGAATTCGCCCGCCCCGGACGACCGTCGTCGCGATAGCCATCGCACTCGTCGCCCTCTCGATCGGGCCGGCCGTCGCCAGTGCCCACGAGACGGGAGCGAGCGCACAGGGCCACGGAGCCACGGTGCCGTTCCTCGCGGCGATCGGCCTTTCGACCCTGCTCAGCGTCGCGATCGGCCTCGGAGCGGTGCGAGGCTTCCGGTCGAAACTCGCTTGCGATCCCGCCTCCGATCCGGATCGCGACCACGAGCACGGTGACGGCGCGGCGACCCGGATCGTGACGTCGGTCCTGCTGATCCTCCTCGGACTCCTGGCGCTGCTGTCGGTCGTCGGTCAGTACGCGGCCGTCGCGATCGGCGGCGGACTCCTGGGCGGCACGGTCGCGTGGGCCGGTCGCGCCCGGGGCGTCTCGCCGCACGACGGCTGTGCCGACGCCGCGTTCGGCGCGATCGCGCTCCACCGATCGGTCGAAGGCGTCCTTGTCGCGGGGGTCTACGTCGCGAGCGCCGCGCTCGGCCTGGTCGGCTTGGCGGTCCTGACGGTGCACGCGATCGGCGAGACCGTCGCGATCGGCGGCCTGTACGCACCGGTCGGTCGGGGCTGGGCGATCGGGAGCGTCACCGGAGTTAACCTCGGGTTCCTCGCCGGAGCGCTCGTCGGACGGTACCTCATCGGCGTCGTCTCGCCGCCGATCGCGACGGTCGTCCTTGCCGGCGTCGGCGGGGTGCTTCTCGTGACGGGTATCACCGAACTCCGCGCGTCGACGCTTCGACGGGGTCGTCGACTCGACGGGGCAATGCCGGGCCCGGAATAGCAGGGAAGCCGATCGCCTCGCCCGTCAGCGATTGGCGATCGGATCCGGGGCGTCCCGGTTCCCGACCGCGACGACGGCGGAACGTGCGTTTTATAACCATCACCAAGTAAGAGGGGCGTACGACTATGCCGAAATCTAATGGCCCTCGTCAGGGAACCCGGAACAAACTTTCCAACGATCCCCGAGACCGCGGGGGATCGCCGCCGCAGCGAGCGATCCAGGAGTACGACGTCGGACAGAAGGTCCACCTGAAGATCGACCCGAGCGTCCCGGACGGCCGCTTCCACCCGCGTTTCGACGGTCACACCGGCGAGGTCGTCGGGAAACAGGGGAAGGCGTTCAAGATCGAGATCAACGACCGCGGCAAGGCCAAGACGCTCATCGTGACCGCTGCCCACCTGCGTGCCCAGGACCAGGACCAGGTCGACGTCTGAGCCAGGACCCATGACGATCTTCAAAGAGATCGTCGACGAGGAGTTCCTGACGGTCTCGGAAACGAAGGAGCTGCTCGCCGACATCGAAGCCGAACGCGCACTGGACGAGGACCGCGAGCTGCGCTACGAACTCGCACGAGCGATCGAACACGTCAACCGGTTCACCACGCTCGAACCCGAGGAGGCACAGGCGCTGGTCGACGACCTGCAGGAACTCGAGAAGGTCGACGAACCGACGGCGTACAAGATCGGGAACCTCCTGCCGCGCGACCGGGACGAACTTCGATCGGTGTACGCACAGCAACGGTACTCGCTGTCAGGGGACGAACTCGACGAGATTCTCAACATCGTCGCGCAGTATCGCTAAGAGCGACCTCGTTCGGAGCCGCTGGTTCTACGATCGCTGGCCCGTCTGCAGGTACCGCTCCACCGTGATCGAACGGGTCGAGAACCGGAGACGTCGGTAGTGGTCAGTATTCGAGGGAAATATCGGCGAACGGGCCGCACTGCGTAACGCCGAATTTCGGGCTACCGTTTCGATCTGAATCCGATCGTCATCAGAGACGATGTAGAAGTACGCCGCGTCGTCGGAGTGACCCGGGCACTCGAACTGGAGTCTTCGGACCGGAGGATCGGTCCGATAGTTTGACTGAAGCGGGAGCGAAAGGACGAACGAATGGTCGACCCGACTACCGAGCCACTGTTAGTGCTCGTCTCGCGTATCGCTGTGGCGTTCGGTATCGGGGCACTCATCGGACTGGAGCGGGAACGAAGCGAATCCGGCGGGACGTTCGCAGGCAGTCGCACGTTCCCGTTGTTCGCCATCTTCGGGGCGCTCGTTCAGGCGTTCTTTCCGGACCTGCTTCCCGTCGCACTGATCGCTCTCGCCCTTCCGCTGACCGTGGCGTACGGCGGAAAGATCATGACGGAAGGTGATCTCGGGTTGACGACCCTGACCGCCGCACTCCTCACCGTCGTCCTCGGAGCGCTGGCGACCCACTCACACCGTGGAATGGTGCTCTCGATCATCGCGGGCGGCGTCGTCACGGCCCTCCTCTCCGCCAAGGGGACGATTCACGGATTCGTCGATCGGATCGACGAGAGCGAACGACGGGCCTCGGTCAAATTCGTTCTCGTCGTGTTGGTCGTCCTCCCGCTGCTCCCCGATCGCGAACTCGCTGTCCTGTTCGGGCTCAATCCGCGGTTTGTCTGGCTCATGGTCGTCTTCGTCACCGGGTTGAGTTTCGTCGCCTACGTCCTGAGCCGGACCGTCGGTGCCGAGCGCGGCATCGCGTTAACCGGGGTTCTCGGCGGGTTCGTTTCCTCGACTGCGACGACGGTTTCGATGGCCGAACGATCGACGGACGCCCCCTCGCTCTATCGAATCTGTGCGTTCTCGACGGTCATCGCGTCGATCGTGATGTTTCCACGGGCGGCAGTCGAAATCGCGGTCGTCAATCCGGCGTTGCTCCCCCACGTCGCGGTTCCACTTGGTGCGATGACGGTGACTGGCACCCTCGTGGCCGGCCTCGTCTACTGGCGGTCTACCCCGGAGTCCGCGATCGAGACCGACGTCGAAAACCCGTTCCGGTTGCGACCCGCGCTATTCTTCGGGGTCGTCTTCGCCGGGGTCTTGCTGGTGTCCGAGTCCGCACACTCGTGGGTCGGTGCGTCCGGCGTCTACGTGACGGCGTTTCTCTCGGGGCTCGCCGACGTCGACGCGATCTCGATCACGTTGAGCAGACTCGCGGCGGAGGGAGCGATCTCCCAGCAGGTAGCGACGACGGGGATCGTCATCGGGGCGATCGCGAACACCCTCGTCAAAGCAGGGCTCGCGTGGCTGCTCGGAACGCGACGCCTCGCACTCCTGGTAACGGCGATACTCGGGGTCGT
The nucleotide sequence above comes from Halosolutus halophilus. Encoded proteins:
- a CDS encoding selenium-binding family protein, which encodes MGSSSEHHSHAHGEHEHHASDVGYATPQAAIEQAARETIGYVSALYVGTDLDARDMLTVVDLDPDSETYCEIIDRIEMPVQGDELHHFGWNACSSSCHVEGAQRRYLVVPGNRSSRIHIVDTDDRENPELVKVIEPEEVFEHDLSAPHTVHCIPDEKIMISMLGNADGDLPGGFLLLDSDFEVEGRWDTPGDIEMNYDFWYQPRRNVMVSSEWAAPATYQPGFDLEDVEAGKYGQKLHFWNWEDRTVEQTIDLGEEGMVPLEVRFLHSPDSDHAYVGAALSSNMFHLYKEDGEWQASKVIDVEPREHEDWDMPVPGLITDVVISMDDQYLFFSNWLHGEVRMYDISDRTNPRLVDTVSVGGLFSDRQEVNGRTINAGPQMLQLSLDGERLYFTTSLYSTWDNQFFPAEGEEGSVMLKVDVDPRKGTMRLDEDFLVDFGELPDGPARAHEIRWPEGDCTSDIWM
- a CDS encoding cystathionine gamma-synthase: MDDDQFRIETRSIHAGQEPDEETGALMTPIFANSTYEQDAPGDHRGYEYSRTGNPTRTDLEENLASLENADHGRCFSSGMASINTVLNLLEAGDHVVTGTDVYGGTHRIFTQVYEDYDLEFSFVDMTDLDEIESAFRPETELLWLETPTNPLMSIVDIEGAAELAHANDALCAIDNTFATPYLQRPLDLGADVVSHSLTKYLGGHSDVVGGALLTNDADLDERFGFYQNSVGATPGPFESFLVLRGTKTLPVRMDRHCENARGIADWLDDHPDVDRVYYPGLDSHPGHEIAREQMDDFGGMLSFELDASLEEASAVVSNTEVFTLAESLGGVESLIEQPAPMTHAAIPREERLEAGLTDSLIRVSVGIEHVDDLIADLDAAIERALG
- a CDS encoding 50S ribosomal protein L21e; this encodes MPKSNGPRQGTRNKLSNDPRDRGGSPPQRAIQEYDVGQKVHLKIDPSVPDGRFHPRFDGHTGEVVGKQGKAFKIEINDRGKAKTLIVTAAHLRAQDQDQVDV
- a CDS encoding RNA polymerase Rpb4 family protein; translated protein: MTIFKEIVDEEFLTVSETKELLADIEAERALDEDRELRYELARAIEHVNRFTTLEPEEAQALVDDLQELEKVDEPTAYKIGNLLPRDRDELRSVYAQQRYSLSGDELDEILNIVAQYR
- a CDS encoding MgtC/SapB family protein — encoded protein: MVDPTTEPLLVLVSRIAVAFGIGALIGLERERSESGGTFAGSRTFPLFAIFGALVQAFFPDLLPVALIALALPLTVAYGGKIMTEGDLGLTTLTAALLTVVLGALATHSHRGMVLSIIAGGVVTALLSAKGTIHGFVDRIDESERRASVKFVLVVLVVLPLLPDRELAVLFGLNPRFVWLMVVFVTGLSFVAYVLSRTVGAERGIALTGVLGGFVSSTATTVSMAERSTDAPSLYRICAFSTVIASIVMFPRAAVEIAVVNPALLPHVAVPLGAMTVTGTLVAGLVYWRSTPESAIETDVENPFRLRPALFFGVVFAGVLLVSESAHSWVGASGVYVTAFLSGLADVDAISITLSRLAAEGAISQQVATTGIVIGAIANTLVKAGLAWLLGTRRLALLVTAILGVVSVVGLGFALVQF